The sequence below is a genomic window from Ipomoea triloba cultivar NCNSP0323 chromosome 10, ASM357664v1.
GCGATgattgattctgtgtattattcgATGAAGAATCTGAATGTTACGGATGTGGTGGTTCTTGTTACTGAGACGGGGTGGCCTTCGAAGGGGGACTCTAAAGAGCCCTATGCTACGATTGACAATGCTGATACCTTTAATTCCAATTTAATTAAGCATATTTTTGATCATGCTGGAACGCCATTGCATCCGGAAATTACTtctaatgtgtatatatatgagttGTTCAACGAGGATTTGAGGTCGCCTCCAATTTCCGAGGCTAATTGGGGGTTGTTTTATGGGAATTCAACGCCTGTTTACTTGCTGCATGTATCCGGAAGTGGTACATTCTTGGCTAATGATACGacaaaccaaacatattgcATTGCCATGGACGGGATTGATAAAAAGACTTTGCAGGCTGCTTTGGACTGGGCTTGCGGCCCGGGGATGGCAAATTGCTCAGAAATTCAGCCAGGGGAGAGCTGTTATCAGCCTAACGACGTGAAGAACCACGCGTCTTATGCATTCAATAGCTATTACCAGAAAGAAGGAAAGTCTATTGGTTCTTGTGACTTCAAGGGTGCTGCTACAATCACCACCACTGATCCAAGTAAGTGCACATAATACTACTTCATAATATGCCATACAATATACAGTTAGTGCTAAAAGAATCTTGAGATTTTAGACGTAAATTGGATAGCTTTATTCGGTTTACTGTCACAAAAGGACTTTAAACTTGTTGGCAATATAGTTATCGTCCTTTAGGTAACTCGAGCATGCTTCCAGCAACCTTATGCTAATACAGTTTCATAGGACTGATGAATTTTTGTTTTCGGTGATGCCAAATTAGTGTATTCACATTTTGAGTATTATTCTAGAATTTTGCTTCCCGTACATATACTGATCTTTGGTGCTCATGTTCATATGACCCCTGAAAACCTTACTTGCTCACCCGAAGTTGAAAACTGATAATGTGTTCAAACTTCAAATACTTTCCATAGAATTTTCAGCTTTGAAGTAATGAATTTTGATGTTAATTACCCTGATTGCAATGTATTCATATCTGCAGCATTCATAAATACTTAAAAATATAACTTGATTAGTTGATGGGGTATAAATGTACAATTCTACCACCGTATGAAACTAATTTTATCAACACATGTTGGGAACCACTTGTTCTGTTCTTCACTTCAGTACATTGTGAATTTTCGTCTGAATTGTTTTTCCTTTGCGGGCTTTACTCTGCAGGTCACGGGAGCTGTGTGTTTCCTGGAAGGTAAACGAAAGTTTCAATTCTTTGCTGTCGTTATTGTCCTTCCTTTCTCCTCGTCATTCTCATTTCCAAATTCCAATGCCATGAAACAGCTAGCTGGATGTTTTGAGTACTAACGAATACATTCCATACACAAATTATAATTTGATGGCCTTAAGTCTGAATTCTTGTGGGTGCAGTAAGACTACAAGCAATAACAGAACAAGCCAGACGGGGAACTCAACAGTAGCAAGCAGTGCGTGCACAATAAGACTCACCCAAATAAGTGCATTCAGCAAAGTTGTGCGCATTTTCTGGGGCGTTGTCTTCTGTTTGATTTGTTATTCATTCCACTCGTGACGAAAATTGTTCAGGTACCAAAATCCTACACAGCTTCTTTAGAAGAATGATGAAATTGTTTAAAGTGGACTCATTATACTGCTAACAGTTTGCAGATAGATGCTTATTTTTTGAGGCACACACGATGGTCGATGGAGGAGCGCTCTGTAAAAATGTTGTATTTAGTGAAATTCTTGAAAGCGCCGAAGACAGCAATAAAGCGGAAGAAAGTTGGAAGCTTGGCCATCGCAAGGTCAAGTACGAACAAAATCAAATCTTTTGTTTTAGGACAGCTTGGTTCCGTTTTTTAAAAATGGCACGAACTGAAGAACATAAATTGAACTGCTTCGCCTCCCGATTTCTATGCCCCTATTCAATTCATGGGTTGTGCAAGGAAATAAAGAATCTACTACCTGCATTTTGGCAGTGAGAGGCTTCTCCATTAATGTAAATTAGTTGTAAAAATCACAATTCACTAATCTATGATCatttgtgtttgtgttgatggcaTGGCATGGTCTcagtaataatatttattgcATTTGTGCTGCATTCTTAGCTCCTTGGTTCAATGGTGCAATAAGCTAATGTTTTCACCATTTGTCATTATACCAGTAAACTTCTATAGTTCCAATCGTATCCAATACTATTAAGTATACCATATAAGATTGTACCGGTACTATCAAGATTGGTGCCAAAGTAGCATATTTGCAGTTTGGTTTGTGTAGATTTGTAGCACTTTGGGCtttgattgttctgaaccaaGAATGCCAATGGAATATTTCCATGATAGTTGACTTGAAATCTTATGATTACCGAGCCAACAACTTGACTTAGTTAGTGTTACCTtcaaaaaattgacaaaagctaaaaaaaaaaaaaagggaaaagtgtcaaattggccccctaagtcgGATGGATAGTACAATTAGGCCCCCTAACTGAAAGAAGCTCTATTCAAGCCCCATAAACcggtaaaaaagtgcaattgagtcctaaatgacttgtttatcaagTTACTACTCCTTGAACTGAAATTAGGTGcaaaactttataatttgtatcacatttggtcatactgtcaaattaatttgtattctataaataattttaataatttttaaatatttttttaaacaaaaaaaaataaaaacaaaagtcGGCAGTCCCAGATGGGGACTGCCgacttttgttttttattgttttttatttaaacattatttaaataattgtttttatattattaaaaaagttttgtaaaattattttaaataattattttaaattaaaaaaaaaaacaaaaaatagaaaattatacttttcgTCTCTAAAGGAGAAGCGAGCACAAaaggacgaaaaatgcaatgcCAATATAGAATTCGTCCATGAGTGTTGGTTAtgttcacttttcgtccttgagttatactaaaattgtaaatttcgtccctaatgttttattaataaacgGACAAAAAGTTCAACATCAAttataatttagggacgaaaaatgcgTATGGCCAACACTTGAGGACgaattttacaaattaatttgacagtAGGACCAAATTATTAAACGGTCGGTAgctattttttaatatttttatttataataaataatatttttaataaataaaaaaacaattttgaactgaaataaatataaatatttgttttgaaaaataaaataaaaaataaaaaagtgtcaaattggccccctaagcTGGGTGGATAGTGTAATTTGGCCCCCTTATTAaatttgacctgataaacaagtcatttaggactcaattgcacttttttaccgATTTAGGGGACTTGTATGGAACTTTTTTCAGTTAGGGAggctaattgcactatccacccgacttagggcgccaatttgacacttttcccaaaaaaaatatttattactactgctcttttgtttgttgttttaCTCCTTCCCATAACAGTCACCATATCTTTTTCACTCCTAAGTATAAACCGACTTATTCTGTGTTTTCTAGCTAATTATAGCTTGATGCTTGGCActatgaaactttttttttttccattttacaACATATTTCTTTGTGCATAAATTAGTAACAATCAAAGAAActttttttcccattttacACCATATTCTGAGTATATAAATTAGTAGCAATATGCTTTACATTATCTTCATCAATACACACAGTGACATTTGAAATTTGTTGACATTATGATTCTATTTCTTGACTGTTCATATGTGAGGGGAAATTCTAGCAACAAGTCTAGGAGACTACTAAAATGCCACAATTACTGCTCAACTGGGTCCTAGGAACTTAGATTGGTAGGCACCATGGCCAGGGGTCATGCTTTCTTCGCCTCTGCTACCAAATCCAGGTCCATTCATGGTTTCTTCTCCTCTGCCACCCAATTCATCCATGGTTTCTTCTCATTTGCCAAATGCAAGTGCACGACTTAATTCCGAGGGTTGATCCCATCGATATTTTGTCATgccaatttatttacttttatactTGATATTACTATATTAATATCTCTAgagtttaaatatatatattttatactataatTATACTATAACCATGACTTACATAACAATCAAGACTATATTAACAAGTTCATTTGTAGTTATGGATTATTTTTGTGTGTCTATAGGtctataataataaagaaatacaatgCTTTTTAAGAGAATTTTTATTATCGTAATTTTAAGGTTACttgtatttcaaaattttattgatttacaaaaaataaatgtcattttatatattttatattaatttttatatagtaAATGATGATAATATACATTAAAGTGATGAGAATAATCTGACTCTTAATTGAACTACACATATttaacatgtatatatagtttttagATCATTAGTGAACAGAGATGATttacttaataaaattttatagatttaattttacaaaatattttaatactgCTTATAATGTCATGAGATGCTCTACAATCtacattgataaaaaaaatctaaaatatctttcaaataataaaattctcaaTACACATACTTGGACAGTTGAACACGCCTTTGCCCTTTAGAGGTAAATCATGTTAGTGAACaagtgattattttattttatttattttttgtctaacatgttttttttttttctaaatatatcaaattaagaTTTGTTAGGCGGAAGTTGGTGAATGGACAAATCTATCACTAGGTAACTAGGAAAATTATTGAATAGAGATTTAAAGGGTCAAATTTAGCACCCCACTCTTTTGAAAATGTGATagatataagaaaataaaattatgccttagcactaattatatttttagcgTTAGCGTGTCGGATCCGGGTCCAGCGTGGGGGCACTGCACCCGCctaaaaggaagaagaaaagcgGCAAAATAGCGTTTTCAAAATGGCATTGCTTCCCAAAATTAccacatttcttcttcttcgtcctCTCCTATTCTCCCAAAATCCCAATAAGAAGAAACCCTTCTTTGCTCTCACTAAAACAATGTCGTCATGGGCATGCTCAACATGCACTTTCATCAACCCTCCTACCCAGAAATCCGCCTGCGAAATCTGCCTATCCGCCGCTCCCGCCCCCTCTCCCTCATCACCCGAAAAGCCCAAATGGTCATGCGCAGCCTGCACTTTCCTCAACCCCTTCCGCACCACGCGCTGCGAAATATGTGGGACCCGAGCCTCCGACGCTTCGCTTTCAACCCTCCTTGAAACCGGCGATGACGATCACGACGTGGACCCTTCTGTGGGGACTGTTTTCTACCCTTTAAGAtcttgtagtagtagtagtaatactATCAAGAAAAAATTAGACCTAGTTGGTTTAGATGATGAGGTGGCTATTGATATTACGAGATTCGGGTCGGGCACGGATAGCGATAAGAATTCCAGGGCTGAGAATAATAAGAGGAAAAGAAGGGAAGAACAGGTTGTGATTGAAGATGATGGGATTGATTTGCTTGGTTTCAAGGATGTCAAAGCAGGAAAAATGGTTGCGAATGAGTCACTTAGTAAGTTGGAATTCTCAACTTTGATTGGAATTCTGGAGAAAAGTTTTATTCTTTTAGCATTTCCATTGGTTATTGCTTGTAATTATCTGCTATTATTAGGATAAATGTTGGCCCTGTTTGGTGAAATGGGTTAGAGGTTATGATTAcatgataacattggctgactgtataaaagtgtttggtaaattagctattaacTGATAGCTTTTCTCTTGTGTCTTGCTAGGGTATCTATTTTTAATGTGCAAATTAACTACTTTGTTTCTTCCTTGTTCATTCACTTTCTTCATGTTTGAACCTGAACTATGGGTTTGTAACTTTCAGGTGTTGTAGAGCAAGCTCCTAGCAAAACTTCTTTGCACAGGGATCCCAAAATATTGAAGATTTTGACATACAATGTTTGGTTTCGCGAAGATCTCGAAATGCATAAAAGGATGGAAGCTATAGGTGACCTTATTGAGTTGCATTCCCCTGACATTATATGTTTTCAGGTACTTTGCATTCTTTAATCAATGTCCACCATTGCAACATTAAGCTCTTTTGGCTAGGAGACTTATTAATTGAAATATGCAGGAGGTTATTCCCGAAATTTATGACATCTTTCAGCATTCTAGGTGGTGGAAGGTGTATCGTTGCTCTGTGTCTAGTGACATGGAGCTTACCGGGGGATACTTCTGTATGCAGGTAATTTACTGTGCTTTGTAAGAATAATATGATTCGATGTGTTTGTTTTGGACTAGGTTTTGTAGTGAGGTATATTTGTGACCACACGATGTTAAGAAAAACTGTCTTCCTGGCCATGTTTTCTAGGAAGTTTAATGTTGATTTTGTTGAATGAGTATTTGCATTgacttaaagaaaaaaattgcagTTAACTAAACTCTCGGTGAAAAGCTTCAGCTCCAAACCTTTTGACAATTCTATAATGGGAAGAAAACTTTGTAGTGCTGAGATTGAAGTTGCAAAAGATCTGAGATTGGTTGTTGCCACGAGCCATCTTGAGAGCCCTTGCCCCGCACCTCCTAAGTGGGACCAGATGTTCAGCAAGGAGCGTGTAGATCAGGCCAAGGCGGCCATCAAGGTACTGGAGCAAAATCCAAACGTTATCTTTTGCGGGGATATGAACTgggatgacaaattggatgGACCATTTCCTTTACCAGGAGGGTGGATTGATGTGTGGACTGAGCTAAGGCCTGGAGAGATCGGATACACATATGACACCAAGACAAATAAAATGCTAACCGGCAATAGGACTCTGCAGAAACGACTCGACAGATTCATATGCAGCCTGCGAGATTTCAAGATTAGTAAAATCGAGATGATTGGTAAGGATCCAATCCCGGGCCTGTCCTATtgtaaagaaaagaaagtaagaAACGAGGTCAAGAAGCTGACGCTCCCTGTCCTGCCAAGTGATCACTATGGCTTGCTTCTGGAGATTCGTCGTCCATAGCTCGTACTGGTCCTGTTTCCTTAATGTATGCTATTTTGCTTGCTCACCCCCACCGCAGTTTTGTATAGGCAACATATGAACGATGTAATGCTGTTCGAGTCTTTTTGTTAAGTTGTCATTTTCATCGACACATGATCTGTTAGGATAAGAATTAGGTTGATCATGAAGGTGAGGAGGTGAACTTCTGTTAGAGGGTATGGTTGGATGCAGTTGAACCTTTCTACCAGTCCAAAAATGGAAACTATTTATCTCTCTGAGTTCTTGATGTCTATATGAAGCTCAGTTTAACTCtgaatctcaagctccaaattttctatatatttgtttctctatatatatgtatattaaaaataaaaaaacaattttctaaaTACATTGTTGATGAGCCTACTGCACTACAATATTATTGCTAGGGTCTAGTTTCAGGGGGCTCTAGAAATTAATATGAAActttaataattgaaataaaaagaaatattaagtAGCTGCTCTAGTGGGAGTAGTTTGTACAATTGTCCTCCATTAGAAGCTGCAACAAGCAGCTTCAAAAGTTTGCTACAATGGAAAATGGCATGCTTAGTACTAAGTGCAAATTAAAAACACCCTTAAAATCTTTCATAATCTTGATAAGAATTTTCTTGATATCTTATTGTGTTGGTCTAGTGGATTCTTTTCATCAATAATATGGCATTAATGTAGACAATATTATATATCAGTGTCGGCCGCCCGTACatgtgcatatatacatacttgaCAAGCGTGCATGTGCATATATACATGCTTGACAAATGATTGTGATATTGTAAATGTTTTGAattgataaaaatgaataaattttatcaaaatcTATAATTTAACctgagaaaaaagaaaaaagaaggaaaCTACATAGAGTTAGTACTCTCCAAATGTTCCATGTGTGTGACCATATGGGTGTGTAAATTTATAACTCAAAAACCTCAAAGTACACAAAACAACTAACCACTCTTCTCATCTAAAATTAAAGTTAAGCACCTATTATGTCGTCCAATAAAATTTACAGAAATACAAGCATCTAGAACCCCGATCATGTTGCTTGGTTATGCTGACAAGATAGTCGACAACCTTATTCTGATCCCTAAAATATTTGCATATACATGAAGATGGAGAGAAGTGAATGGATGGGGGGATTGATTTACTGAGATGTTGGACCATTGGTGACATGGGTGGCAATACTATACCTGCAGGATTTGTTCATTGCTACAAGTACAATTCAAGTATCCATCTGACTTCCACTACACCAAAAAGCACCACTAGAAATTAACAAACCTGttttattatttcatatatCATTAGTTCTTCACATGGGCTGCATGATCAGTTTGAATAAAGGGCAGGACTCATTTTAGTTTTCTTGAATATAATCACTGTTACATATGTagttaatacatatatattataatgctTCATATCGTGAAAAAAATCTTGATTAGATTATGCAAACAATCAATTATTGAACATAGTTTATCAAGTGTGTGTCCTTTGTTATCATTCCTGTCAGCGGGCTGTCAAATTGAGGAGAAAACTTGTCTTTTCTTCCTCTTCCATGACTCGAATCAACCTCCTTTCATCAGTAATCTATGATTTCCGCCActccaaattaaaaatcgatCATTCATTTGTACTAGGAATTGCAAAGAGGAATGGAGAGTTTGAAAAGTATCTTGACCATGTATTTGTGGACTTTAATTGACTTGTTTTTGCCCTTAAGTTAACTGATTCAAAGTTCCAAGGGAAAGAAAAGACAAGTTTGTCCCTAGATTTCTCCGTCCA
It includes:
- the LOC116031392 gene encoding glucan endo-1,3-beta-glucosidase 1-like, producing MAISKKALFLSVFLVVVALAFSAAPSSHLYPEVKVQGQEEPYVGVNIGTDVSNFLSPADLVSFLQLQKITHIRLYDADPEMLKALAKTKIRVIVSVPNNQLLAIGSSNTTAAAWIGRNVAAFYPQTLITAIAVGDEVLTTVPSSAPLLMPAIESLYSALVAANLHTLIKISTPNAASIVLDPFPPSQAFFNQSFSSVVSQLLQFLSRTQSPLMMNLYPYYVFMQNKGVVPLENSLFKPLTPSKEMVDPNTLLHYTNVFDAMIDSVYYSMKNLNVTDVVVLVTETGWPSKGDSKEPYATIDNADTFNSNLIKHIFDHAGTPLHPEITSNVYIYELFNEDLRSPPISEANWGLFYGNSTPVYLLHVSGSGTFLANDTTNQTYCIAMDGIDKKTLQAALDWACGPGMANCSEIQPGESCYQPNDVKNHASYAFNSYYQKEGKSIGSCDFKGAATITTTDPSHGSCVFPGSKTTSNNRTSQTGNSTVASSACTIRLTQISAFSKVVRIFWGVVFCLICYSFHS
- the LOC116033514 gene encoding tyrosyl-DNA phosphodiesterase 2, which codes for MSSWACSTCTFINPPTQKSACEICLSAAPAPSPSSPEKPKWSCAACTFLNPFRTTRCEICGTRASDASLSTLLETGDDDHDVDPSVGTVFYPLRSCSSSSNTIKKKLDLVGLDDEVAIDITRFGSGTDSDKNSRAENNKRKRREEQVVIEDDGIDLLGFKDVKAGKMVANESLSVVEQAPSKTSLHRDPKILKILTYNVWFREDLEMHKRMEAIGDLIELHSPDIICFQEVIPEIYDIFQHSRWWKVYRCSVSSDMELTGGYFCMQLTKLSVKSFSSKPFDNSIMGRKLCSAEIEVAKDLRLVVATSHLESPCPAPPKWDQMFSKERVDQAKAAIKVLEQNPNVIFCGDMNWDDKLDGPFPLPGGWIDVWTELRPGEIGYTYDTKTNKMLTGNRTLQKRLDRFICSLRDFKISKIEMIGKDPIPGLSYCKEKKVRNEVKKLTLPVLPSDHYGLLLEIRRP